The segment CCGTGCCAGGGGGATGATCTACCGCTGATCTACAAGCCCGCTTCGCGTCACCTACTTGTCCGTGGGTTATTGATAAACCTCTCGGATTGCGTTCCGGTTCGGTGTGCTGCCGGCGCGCTGCGTGGTTCGTTTGGAAACCCTTTTGAGCGTGCTTGACGGAGGTACTGGCGGGAACGGCACGGTCGCAAATCTGACTCGCCGCCCGGCTTCGGGTGGCTTGGGATTGCGATAGTGCGGCCCGACCGCGAGCCCCACCTGTAGGGTGGGGTGGCGGTCGGAGGACTATCTGCGCCGATGCGGTTCCTATCCTCAAGACAATGGCACGAATGCATACTCGCCGCCGAGGCTCGTCCGGTTCGGACAAGCCAGCGGCAGACGAACCGCCGGAGTGGAGCGACGTCGACGCCGACGCCATCGAGGACCGCGTCGTCGAACTGAAAGAACAGGGCCACACCCCGTCCCAGATCGGGATGAAGCTACGCGACGAGGGCGTGCAGGGCACGCCGATCCCGGACGTGAAGCTCGCCACCGGGAAGAAGGTCAAGGAGATCCTCGCGGAGAACGACGCGACCGCTGACCTCCCCGAGGACCTCCGGAGTCTCATGGAGCGCGCCGTCCGCCTGCGCGCGCACATGGACGAGCACCCGCTGGACGCGTCGAACAAGCGCGCGCTCCAGAACACGGAGTCGAAAGTCCGCCGTCTCGTCGACTACTACCGTGGCGACGAGCTCGACGCGGAGTTCACGTACGAGTACGAGGAAGCGAAGGAAGTCCTCGGGTACGAGTAAGCGTCGATGTCGCAGTCAGGCCCCGGTGGTACCGACGGCGGGCTCGACGCCGCGAGCGTCGCGGCCGAGATAGCCGACGCGCCGTTCGTTCGCGTGATCGCTCGCGCGAGCGGCGACGCGGTCGCCGCCGCGGGACTGCTCGGGCGCGTGCTCGCGTCCCAGGGGACGCCGTTCCAGGTGAGCGTCGGCCGGACCATCGAGGACCGGACGCGTCGCGTCGCCGAGGCCGACGACTCGTCGACCGCGGTCGTCGTCGGGTCGTCGCAGGCGACCGACGCCGTCCATCTCGACCCGGACGACGAGCCGGCGAGCGTCGCCGCGTGGCGGCTCGCCGGCGAACTCGGCGCGACCGCGGACTCCGTGCTCGCGCTCGTCGGCGTCGCCGCGGCCGGCGTGACGCCGGGCGCGGGGTCGAGCGCGCGACTCGTCGAGTCCGCGGAGGCCGGGGGGCGACTCGATCGCCGCCCGGGCGTCGCGGGCCCCGTCGACGACGTCGTGGACGTGCTCGTGCACTCGACGCTCGTCCACGCGTCGTTCTCGGGCGACGAAGCGAGCGCGCGCAGCGCGCTCTCGACCCTCGGCGTGGACGTCGACGCCGACGTAGACGCCAGCGCTTCCGCGGACCTCTCGGACGACGTCCAGCGGCGCGTCGCGTCGTTCGTCGCCGTCGCGACGACGGGTGCGAGCGACGCACCGGCGCGCGCCGGCGAGGCCGTCGAGCGCGCGCTCCGCCCGTACGTCCTCACCGACTCGGACGCGCCGTTCGCGACGGTCGTCGGGTACGCGGACGTGCTGTCCGCGCTCGCGTCGAGCGCGCCCGGCACGGGCGTCGCGGTGGCGCTCGGGCACGACGTCCGCGACGGCGCGCTCGCGGCGTGGCGCGAGCACTCGCTCGCCGTCCACGACGCGGTCGCGTCCTGCGAGCGGTCGCGGCACGACGGCGTCGTGGTCGTTCGCGACGTCGACGCGCCGCTGTCGACGACCGCGCGTCTCGTCCGGGACTACCGGTCGCCGGAGCCCGTCGTCGCCGCGGTCGACACCGACGGAGACGCGGTCGCGCTCGCGGCCACTCCCGAATTCGACGTCGAGGACGTGCTCGCGCGCGTCACCACCCAGACCGGTGGCGAGTACGACGGGACCGCCGACGCGGGGTACGCGACCATCGACTGCGACACCGACCAGTTCGTGACGACGCTCAGAGAGGAACTATGAGAACTGCGACGATCACCACCACGCACGAGGACGCCGCGCTCGTCGCGGCGGCGCTCGCACCGGACGACACGAGCGAGATGCAGACGACCGTCGACGGGGACCGCGTCGTGACGCGCATCGAGCGCGAGACGACCAGCGGCCTGCAGTCGACGGTCGACGACTACGTGGTGAACGTGGACGTCGCGGTACAGATCGCACAGCACGCCAACCAGATACCTACCAAAGACACATGAGTGAACGATCAGTCTCCCGTACGAAGGACCAGAAGCGCTGGTACACGATTCACGCGCCCGAGCAGTTCGGTCGCGAGGAGCTCGGTACCACGCCCGCAGACGAACCGGATCAGGTGCTCGGTCGCACCATCGAAACCACGCTCGGCGACCTGAACAAGGACGCCAGCGAGAACAACACGAAGCTCACGTTCAAGATCAACGACGTGGGCAGCGACGCGGCGTACACGGAGTTCGTGTCCCACGAACTCACGCGGGACTACCTCCGTAGTCTCGTTCGCCGCGGCGCCTCGAAGGTCGAGGCGTACGTGACGGTGCTGTCGACGGACGACTACCGCGTCCAGATCCAGCCGGTCGCGTTCACGACGAAGAAGGCCGACGCGAGCCAGGAGAAGGCGATCCGTCGCGCGATGATCGACCAGGTCGAGGCCGCTGGCGAGGAGCGCACGTTCGAGGCGCTCGTCGACAGCGTCGTCGAGGGCCGGATGTCCTCGGCGATCTACAGCGACGCGAAGACGATCTACCCGCTGCGTCGCGTGGAGATCCAGAAGATGACGCTCGAGGCGCGTCCCGAGGAGGTCGCTGCCGAGGAGGAGACCGCCGTCGAGGTCGACGAGGACGAGGTCGCGGACGAGATCGAAACGGACGCAGAGGAGTAATCCGCTACGCACGCGACGTTCGCGTGCCCGAGACGCCTTTCTTCACGTGCAACGGTGGTGTGCGTTCGAGAGCGGTTGCGCCGGGCAGTCAGTCGGTGGGAGGACGCCGCGACCGACGAACTACTCCTCGACGACTATGGTGCCCGTCATCGCCTGGCGTTCGTGCGGGATGCAGACGTACTCGTACTCGCCCGCGACGTCGAACGCGTGCTCGTACGTGTCGCCGGAGACGATGCCGCCGGCGCCGCGCTTCCAGGCGTCCCGCGCCGCCTGCTCGTCCTCGAATCCGCCGGACGCGAAGTAGTCGGCGCCGTCGGGGAGGCCGGAGTCGTACGCGGTGACGGTGTGCGAGCGCCCGCTCGTGTTCTTCCAGACGACGGTGTCGCCGACGGCGACCGTGACTGTCTCCGGGTCGAACGCGCTGTCGGTCATCCCGACGTCGTAGTCGTCGGCGTCGCCACCGGCGCTGTTGAACATCGCGAGACAGCCCGAGACCGCGCCCGCCGTCGCGAGCGCGCCCGAAGCGAGGACCGAGCGACGATTCATGCGCTCGGGTACGGGTGGCCCCGACAAATGCACCACGGTTCCGCCGTCGCGTTCGACGCCCGAACCACCGGTCCGCGGTCGCGGTCCCCAACCGCGACCTGCGGACTGATTCACGTCGCAAGCGTGGGGACGCGATCGTCGATGGGGAGAACGCAAGTCCTATTGGTGCGGTTCACGCAGTCGTTCGATATGTTGCCGCGGTTCGTCGGGCGATTGAGTCTCGCGGACGCAGTCACCACCGCGAACGCCTCGCTGGGGTTCGTCGCAGTGGTGACGGCGTTCGCCGACCCGGCGCTCGCGGCGCGCGTCGTCCTGCTCGCCGGCATCGCGGACGGCCTCGACGGCGTCGTCGCACGCTACTCGGGCGGGTCCGCGGCCGGCCCGTACCTGGACTCGCTCGCGGACGTCGCGTCGTTCTGCGTCGCACCCGCCGTCGTCGTCTACGTCACCGTCACCGACGCCTGGGGGATCTCCGTCGCGAACCCAGAACCGTTGCTCGCGGTCGCGCTCGTCGTTCCCGCGCTGTTCGTCGCGATGGGCGTCGTCCGCCTCGGCCTCTACACCGCACACGACACCGCCGACGACTACACGGAGGGCGTCCAGACGACGCTCGCCGCGACCATCCTCGCCGCCGCCGTCCTCTCCGGCGTCACCGACCCGCGCGTCCTCGTCGTCGCGACCGCCGCGTTCGTCTACCTCATGGTGTCCACGGTCCGCTACCCGGACCTCCTGGCGCGCGACGCGCTCCTCATGGGGATCGTGCACGCGCTCGCCGTCCTCGTCCCGCACGCGTTCGGGCGGACGTTCCCGTGGGCGATCCTCACGCTCGGCGTCGCGTACCTCCTCGGCGGCCCGTGGTTCTACTGGCGCGACGACGACCAGCCGACCCCGAACCTGTATGGAAACGCTTAGGAAACCGCTGGCCCCAGGTTTCCGTATGACTCACACGGCTGGTGGTCGCCCATGAGCGAGGACGACGCCGAGGACCACGCCGACGACGACCGCGAACCCCCAGAGAACGAGGTCTCCGACACCCAGGAGGGGAAGGGGACGCCGGGCGAGGAGCCCGCCGACGCCGGGGACGGCGAGACCGCCGAGGAACTGGCCGAGGAATCGGTCGACGAAGACGGAGACGCCGCCGAGGACGCGGACGCCGACGTCGAGGACGCGGACGCCGACGTCGAGGACGCGGACGCCGACGTCGAGGCCGACACGGGTCCGGAGGACGAGTCGACGGAGGAAGCCGCGGAGGCGGCTGCCGTCGAGTCGGAGGCCGAGGACGGCGAGACCGAGGAGGAGAAACTGCCCGCCGAAGAGCTCACGGTCGAGGACCTCCGCGAGCGCCTGGACGCCATCCGCGAGCGACTCGACGACGCCGAGACCGAAGCGGCTCTCGACGACGTCGAAGCGGAGGTCGCGGCACTCGAGGCCGACGTCGACACCGCGGACCTCCCGGAACCGGACGACGAGGACGAGGACGCGCCCGCAGAGGAGCTCGCGGGCGAGATCGAAGACGTCCAGGGCGACATCGAGGAGGCTCGCGGCCCGTACGCGGAGGACGTCGCGAGCGACGTCGAGGCCGTCGCTGGCACGGTCGCGGACACGCGCTGGACGGAGGACGGACACGACGAGGTCGTGGCCGTCGTCGAGTCGTTCCTGGCGACCGCCGCGTCAACGCTCCAGGAGACGTTCGACGTCGACGAAGAGGACCCGGATTCGCTCGCCGCCGCCCTGGAGGAGGCCGCGGCAGCCATCGAGGCCGCGGGCCTGGACCCGGACGACGACGCCGAAACCATCCAGGGGCTCGTCGAGGCGACCGAGGAACTCGAGGCCGGCGTCGAGGACGCCGAGGAGTGGGACGACCTCTCCATCCGCGAGCAGCTCGCCTGGCACGGCGTCTACGACCAGCTCGACCACCGGAAGGACTTCCCGCCGGAGTGGCACGCGCTCAAGGTGTACGAGAAGAACTTCGACGCCGAGGGCGTCCTCGTCGTCCTCGACCGGATGGACTCGGACTTCATGGAACGGCACTGCCTCGAGGTCCTGGAGAAGCTCGGTCCCGAGGAAGCCCTGGACGAGATGAGCCAGCGCGCCCAGCGCCGGGACAAGGCCGCCATCCGCGTGCTCGGGAAGATCGGGAGCGAGGAGCCAGTCGAGACGCTCGTCGAGTACGTCGACGCGGACTCCGACCCGGAACTCCAGAAGGTGACGTTCCGTGCGCTCGGCGAGATCGGGAGCGAAGAGGCGACGCAGCCGATCGCGGACAAGCTCGTCGCGGACAGCGAGGACACGCGGTCGCGCGCTGCTCGCGCACTCGGTCTCATCGGTGACACGCGCGCGATCGACGCGCTCGCGGACGTCCTCGCCGACGACGACGAAGCCGATCGCGTTCGCGCCAGCGCCGCCTGGGCGCTGAACCAGATCGGGACCGAAGCAGCTCTCGAGGAAGTCAAGGGCTACACCGAGGATCGCGCGTACATCGTGCAGGCCGAAGCCGAGAAGGTCGCGTAAACCCAGCCCGGTCCCGTCCACGAGCCTCGACGGGCCACCCGATTCTTCTTACGTGAGCGGGCGGCCAGCCAGAGCGTGCCATCGCGTCCGCTCCACGTCGCGTTCGTGATCGCGTTGCTCGTCGCACCAGCCACTGCGCCCGCAGCGGCGGGCGCGTCGAATGCGACCGTGACTGCGTCGACGGCAACGGCGTCGGCGGCGACGACGTCGACACCACTATCGCCTGGTGGAGCCGACGCAGTCGCACCTGCGGACGACGCTGCCGTCGTGGCGGCGTATCCGAATCCGGTCGTCGACGGCGACGTCGGCGAGTACGTCCTCCTCCGATTCCCCGAGCCGACGGCGGTCGGGAACTGGACGCTCTCGGACGGCGAGACGACCGTCGGGTTCCCGAACCGTACGCTGTCCGGGCGGGTGCTCGTGGCCGCGAACGTCTCCGCTGCGCGCTCGCTCCTCGCGAACCACTCCATCGGCGACGCCAGCGGCGGCCCAGGTAACGACAGCGCGACCACTGCCGCTGCCGGCGCCGTCGCGGCGGTCGAGGCGCCCGGTCTTGCGCTCGCGAACGGCGGGGAGACGCTCTCGCTCGCGACCCCGGACGGCCGGGTCGTCGGCGAGCTCGCGTACGCCGACGCGCCCGAGGGCGAACGCTACCGCGACGGCGCGTTCCACGCCCTCGGCGAGACCGACCACCCGCCGCGGACGACCCGCGACGTCCGAACCCGGACGTTCGTCACGCCCGATTCCGCGGTTCCGCTCGCGCCAATCGAGCGCGCCGACGACCGCGTCTACCTCGCCGGGTACACGTTCGCGTCCGAGCGCGTCGCCCGCGCGCTCGAACGCGCCGCCGCCCGTGGCGTCGACGTACAGGTCCTCCTCGACGACGCACCCGTCGGCGGCGTGACGCGGCGACAGGTACGCGTCCTCGACGCACTCGACGGGACCGACGTCGAGATACGCGCACTCGGCGGGTCTCGCGCCCGCTACGACTACCACCACGCGAAGTACCTCGTCGCCGACGACGCCGCGGTCGTCCTCACCGAGAACTTCAAGCCATCCGGGACCGGCGGCCACGCCAACCGTGGCTGGGGCGTCGTCCTCGACGACGCCCAGACCGCCGGCGACCTCGCGACGGTCTTCCAGAGCGACTGGCGCGTGCCAGACGCCCGCCCCTGGTCGACCGTCGACCCCGACCCCGACGGGGACGACCAGGAGGAACCGCCCGCGAACGGCTCGTACCCGACGCGGATCGAGTCCGCGAACGTCACCGCGGACGCCGTCACCGTCGTCGTCGCGCCCGACAACGCCGAGCGCACCTACACTGCACGCCTCCGGAACGCGACCGACCGCGTGCGCGTCCTCCAGATGAGCGCCGAGCGCGACGGCGTCCTCCTCCGGGAAGCGATCGCCGCCGCTCGCCGCGGCGTCGACGTCGACGTCCTCCTCTCGTCGGCGTGGTACGCGCGCGAGGAGAACGGGCGCGTCGTCGACTCCCTGAACGCGCTCGCCGAGCGCGAGGACCTCCCGCTCGCGGCGCGCCTCGTCGACCCCGGCGGTCGCTTCCGGAAGGTTCACGCGAAGGGCGTCGTCGTCGACGACGCCGTCGTCCTCGGCTCAGTCAACTGGAACGACCACTCGCTCCGCGAGAACCGCGAAGTCGCCGTCGTCCTCGAGGGCGACGCCGTCGCCACCTACTACGCCGACGCCTTCCGCGCGGACTGGACGGGCGGCCCCGACCCCCGGGTACCACGGTGGCTCGCCGCCCTCACCGCACTCGCCGTCCTCGCACTCCTCGTCGTCCTCGCCCGACGCGTCGACTTCGACCCCCGAACGTGACCGCGAAAAACGAGCTCGTCAAAAAAGCAATCGACCGTCACAGGACAGCGAGCGGTCGGTCGCCGTCGCGCCTACACCTCGTCGACGGCGGAGAGACTGGAGACGTCCTCGTCGATGTCCGCCTCCGCCATCTTCTCCACGAGCGCGTCGATGACCGCCTCGCGGCGGCCCTTCACGAACTTGATCGACCCGACGACGAGGTGTCCACCACCCGACACGCCGCCCTCGGGGACCTCCTCCGTGAGCTCGCTCACCATGTTCGGGATGTCCAGGCGAACGCCGTCGGAGCGCAGCACCGCGAAGTCCGGGCCGTACCCGATCGTGATCACGGGACCGCCCGTCTCCTTGACCTTCCGGTCGTGGACTTCACCGGTCGTGTTCCCCGGCGCCGGGTACGTGAACCGGCGGGCGTGGTTCTCGACGTCCAGCCGGTACAGTTGCGCGCCGTTGTCGAGTTCCTCGTGCTCGACGTGCTGCATCGCCCGGTCGAGTTGCTTGTCCACGCGCGCTTCCGAGCGCGACGACAGGAACTCCACGAGTCGCTCGTGGCGGTCGTCGTCGTCGCACTGCACGTTCAGCGCGTCGTTGATGAGGTGCTGGCCGGAGTTGTACCGGAGCCAGTGCGCGCCGTAGTCCAGCGCCTCCGAGATGTCCCGGAGGTCGTCCTCGCTGTAGCCAGCCTCCGCGGCCAGCTCGAGGTAGTCCGTCATCGCCTCCGCCTTCGACCGGTCCGCGAGCCCAGCGACCGCGGGCACGTGATCGAGCTTGTCCGCGAACTCGGGGTGGATCATGCGCGCCAGCTCGACGCACATCATGCCCGTCGTCACGCGGTAGTCCTCGTCGTACAGGTACGGGTTCACGTGATGCGTCAGGAGGTCCTCGACCGCCTCCGGGTCCGGGTGGTGGTGGTCGACGACGACGATTGGGATGTCGTAGTGCGCGAGCGTCTCGTACGCTGGCACGTCCTCGGCCGTACTCCCGTTGTCCAGCATGAGCAGGAGCGGGAGCTTCTGGCCGTGCCGCGAGCGGTCCTCGAGCGCGAAGTTCAGGTCGCGCGTCGCGTCCTCCATCTCGTAGAACGGCGCCTTGCTCGGCAATCGCTTGAACAGGTGGCGCTTCGCGTCGCCGTCCTCGTGGACGTCCTCGATGAACGCCTCCAGCGCCGCCTGCACCGGCACGCTCGCGCACATCCCGTCGCCGTCCGCGTGATGACGGAGCCGGATCGGCCGGCCCTCGATGACGGTCTTCCGGAGCTCTCGCGCCACCGCCTCCAGGTCGCCGCGGAGCTTCTCGAACGCCTCCCACTCCACGAGCGGCTCCACGTCGTTCGGCGCCGCCGCGTCCAGCATCGCGCTCTCAAGGCGCTCCCGGACCGCGTCACCGGCCTCGCCAGAGAGCACCTCGATGTGCTCTACCTCTATCTGGTGCGTGCCCTCGCGCTTCTCGACCTCGCCAGCGACCCGAACCACGTCACCGACCTCGATACCCGGATGGGCGCGCACGCCAGCGGACTCGAACGCCGTCGCCGGCACCACACCGTGCTCGTCCCGCACCTGGAACACCGTCGGCCCCCCAGTCTGCTTGATCTGGGTCACCTCGCCCTCCACGTGCACACGATCTCCGAGTTGCGTCGACAACGCACTCGTCGCCGTCAACGCCACGTCCTCGCTCACGCGCTCCACGTCGTACTCGTCGGCGACGTCCGCCAGCACGAACGACAGGTCGCCGTTGTCGCGGACAGCCTCCAGCTCGACGACGAGGTCGTCGCCGACCGAGTACGTTCGATCGAGATTCGACTCGTGAACGAGCCCGGACACGGACTCGGACAGATCCACGAACACGCCGTACTCGACGACCCCGTTCACCGTCGCCAGATACGGCACGTCCGCGTCGACGTCGTCGACGGTGCACTCCGGCGCCAGGTCGTAGACGACCGGGCGCTGCGCACCCTCACCGGCAGATTCAGCAGTCATGTTGTCACCGGATTCGCTCCGCCGCCGTTTAATCCTTGCCAAGACGCCCAGCCAGCCGCTTCACACCAACCAGCACCAACTGATGACCACCCCGCGCCAACCCACGATACCGCTCGTACACGCCATCCCCAGCAGCCTCGCTCGCAGCCCACACGATCGCCGACCGCAAACAGCTCCGCAGGAAACGGCGACCTGGAGGTCGCCGTATGCTGGTGCGGCCGCATCCGACCGCAGACGATCGCCGACCGCAAGCAGCCCCGCGGGAAACGGCGACCTGGAGGTCGCCGTATGCTGGTGCGGCCGCATCCGCAACGTTCAGGTATCCAAGCCAACGAGTGGACGGCATGGGGTTGTTCGACCGGTTCTTCCGGTCGCGGGACGTCGCCGGCATCGCCAGGGACACGCTGGAGTTCGCGCTCTCCTCGGCGGAGGACACGCACCCGAACGAGTACATGGGATTCATGCGGGGGACGCCAGCGGGCGAGTTCGACCTCGGCGAAGCGGTGCATCCCGACGACTACGTCGTCACGGACGTGCTCGTCATCCCTGGCACGTCCTCGAACGAAGTAAGTGCGACCGTCGACTCGAACATGATACCGAACGACATGCGGACGGTCGGGTCGATCCACTCGCATCCGAACGGCGTCCTCCGGCCGAGCGACGAGGACCTCGCGACGTTCACGTCGGGGAGCGTGCACGTCATCATGGGGGCGCCCTACCGGTCGAACGACTGGGAGGCGTTCGACGAGAGCGGCGACGTCACCGAACTCCCGGTGCTCGACGTCGCGCTCGACGACCCGGAGTCGTTCTTCGACTTCGACCAGTTCGACATCGACGAAGAGATCCGGTCGGAGGGCGGGTACCGATGACGCGCGCGATCGCGCAAGGCACGTTCGACATCCTCCACCCCGGGCACGTCCACTACCTCGAGGAGGCGGCGGCGCTCGGCGACGAACTCCACGTCATCATCGCCCGCCGCGGGAACGTCACGCACAAGGAGAAACCGATCCTCGCCGACCGCCAGCGCCGCGACATGGTCGCCGCGCTCGACGTCGTCGACGAAGCCCACCTCGGGGACCGCGAGGACATCTTCGTCCCGATCGAGCGCATCGACCCGGACTACGTCGTGCTCGGGCACGACCAGCACCACGACGACGACGCCATCCAGCGCGCGCTCGACGACCGCGGCATCGACTGCGAAGTGCGGCGCGCGAGCGCTCGCGAGAAGCGCTACGACGACGAACTCCTCTCGACGGGCCGCATCGTCGACCGTATCCTCGAAGAGCGCAGCGACTGATTCGTTCGATCCGGCCGTCAGGAGAGCGTCGCGGTGACGTCCGTCGACGAGATCATCCCGACGTAGTCGTCGTCGACGACCGGGAGGTGCTTGATGCCGTACGTCTCCATCATCGCCGCGACCTCCTCCATGTAGAGGTCCGGACTCACGGTCTCCACGTCCTCCGTCATCACGTCCGACACCGTGAGATCAGCGACGTTCCGGCCCTCGGCGACGGCGTCCAGGACGTCCGTGCTGCTCACGATCGCGCGCGGGTTCGTCGGCACCACGAGCGCGTTGATGTCCAGTTCGCGCATCCGCTCGGCCGCTTCCTCGACGGTCGCGTCCTTCGAGATGGTCTCCAGGGGCGAGGACATCACGTCCGCGACGGTGACTCTGTCGCTAGAACTCATAAGCAAACTCACGACGCCCGACGTGAAGGGGTTTGCCCTCGGACGGAGCGGTGTGTCGCGCGACGCCGAGGGTCGGCGAGGAGTCCGACAGTTCGTACCACGCCGGGCACCGCCCCAAGACTGATTCGGGCCGTCGTGGACCGCCGATACATGGACACGTACCTCGCGCTCGAGTACGAGCACGACACGCCGCTCCCGGAGGGATTCGACGACGAGTTCCGGACGCCCCACGCGCTCGTCGAGCGATTCCTCGACGAGTACACCGACCCCGGCGACCGCGTCTTCGACCCGTTCGCGGGGTTCGGGACGACGCTCGCCGTCGCCGAGCGCCTCGGTCGGACGGCCTACGGCGTCGAGTACGACGACGAGATGGTCACGTACGCGCGACGGCACATCCCCGACGAGGACGACGACCGCGTTCGTCACGGGAGCGTGCTCGACCTCGACCCGTCGTGGGTCCCCGCGTGCGACTGCTGCTTCACGTCCCCGCCGTTCATGGAACGCGAGGACGACCGGAACCCCTTCGAGAACTACGCGGGCGAGAGCACGTACGCGGACTACCTCGACGACGTCGAGACCGCGTTCTCGCGGGTCCAGTCGGTGCTCGCACCCGGCGCACGGGTCGTCGTCGACGTCTCGAACATGAAGCACGAGGGGCGCGTTACGCCGCTGGCGTGGGACGTCGCCGACCGCGTCTCGAACGTCCTCCACTTCGACGGAGAAGTCGTCGTCACGTGGACGGGCGGCGAGGACCGAGACCACGGCGACGGCCGCTTCGGCTACGGCTACGACCACTCGTACTGCCTCACGTTCACGAAAAACGGCGCTTAGCGGACGGACTACAGGAGGCCTTCGTCGGCGAGTCGCTCGACGCCCTCGCGGAGGCGCTCCTCGCTCGCGGCGTAGGAGAGTCGCGCGTAGCCGGGCGTCCCGAACGCGCTCCCGGGAACAGTCGCGACGTGCGCGTCCTCGATGGCGGCCTCGCACCACG is part of the Halorubellus sp. JP-L1 genome and harbors:
- a CDS encoding DNA methyltransferase — translated: MDTYLALEYEHDTPLPEGFDDEFRTPHALVERFLDEYTDPGDRVFDPFAGFGTTLAVAERLGRTAYGVEYDDEMVTYARRHIPDEDDDRVRHGSVLDLDPSWVPACDCCFTSPPFMEREDDRNPFENYAGESTYADYLDDVETAFSRVQSVLAPGARVVVDVSNMKHEGRVTPLAWDVADRVSNVLHFDGEVVVTWTGGEDRDHGDGRFGYGYDHSYCLTFTKNGA
- a CDS encoding DHH family phosphoesterase, whose amino-acid sequence is MTAESAGEGAQRPVVYDLAPECTVDDVDADVPYLATVNGVVEYGVFVDLSESVSGLVHESNLDRTYSVGDDLVVELEAVRDNGDLSFVLADVADEYDVERVSEDVALTATSALSTQLGDRVHVEGEVTQIKQTGGPTVFQVRDEHGVVPATAFESAGVRAHPGIEVGDVVRVAGEVEKREGTHQIEVEHIEVLSGEAGDAVRERLESAMLDAAAPNDVEPLVEWEAFEKLRGDLEAVARELRKTVIEGRPIRLRHHADGDGMCASVPVQAALEAFIEDVHEDGDAKRHLFKRLPSKAPFYEMEDATRDLNFALEDRSRHGQKLPLLLMLDNGSTAEDVPAYETLAHYDIPIVVVDHHHPDPEAVEDLLTHHVNPYLYDEDYRVTTGMMCVELARMIHPEFADKLDHVPAVAGLADRSKAEAMTDYLELAAEAGYSEDDLRDISEALDYGAHWLRYNSGQHLINDALNVQCDDDDRHERLVEFLSSRSEARVDKQLDRAMQHVEHEELDNGAQLYRLDVENHARRFTYPAPGNTTGEVHDRKVKETGGPVITIGYGPDFAVLRSDGVRLDIPNMVSELTEEVPEGGVSGGGHLVVGSIKFVKGRREAVIDALVEKMAEADIDEDVSSLSAVDEV
- a CDS encoding Mov34/MPN/PAD-1 family protein, which produces MGLFDRFFRSRDVAGIARDTLEFALSSAEDTHPNEYMGFMRGTPAGEFDLGEAVHPDDYVVTDVLVIPGTSSNEVSATVDSNMIPNDMRTVGSIHSHPNGVLRPSDEDLATFTSGSVHVIMGAPYRSNDWEAFDESGDVTELPVLDVALDDPESFFDFDQFDIDEEIRSEGGYR
- a CDS encoding cyclic nucleotide-binding/CBS domain-containing protein, producing the protein MSSSDRVTVADVMSSPLETISKDATVEEAAERMRELDINALVVPTNPRAIVSSTDVLDAVAEGRNVADLTVSDVMTEDVETVSPDLYMEEVAAMMETYGIKHLPVVDDDYVGMISSTDVTATLS
- a CDS encoding adenylyltransferase/cytidyltransferase family protein, which translates into the protein MTRAIAQGTFDILHPGHVHYLEEAAALGDELHVIIARRGNVTHKEKPILADRQRRDMVAALDVVDEAHLGDREDIFVPIERIDPDYVVLGHDQHHDDDAIQRALDDRGIDCEVRRASAREKRYDDELLSTGRIVDRILEERSD